One Leptospira wolbachii serovar Codice str. CDC genomic region harbors:
- a CDS encoding lipoprotein signal peptidase: MNLPKPPFFSVFKPGYLAFVAFGLFLDLASKYIIITKMLAHESIPVLGDFFRLSLTFNTGFVFGLFQDNALPSLFATGFAIVFLIFYRWQNADLGNAWGWNFVMAGAFGNFSDKFFVKIPGVGFRFGFSPEKPGIEYIGVVDFLDFEWPDFLLFDRWPAFNVADSCVSIGIVILLLTMDWKEIDKK, from the coding sequence ATGAATCTACCTAAACCCCCTTTTTTTTCGGTCTTTAAACCAGGATACCTTGCTTTTGTTGCGTTTGGACTTTTTTTAGATTTAGCATCCAAATATATCATCATAACAAAAATGTTAGCTCACGAAAGTATCCCCGTGTTAGGTGATTTTTTCAGATTGTCATTAACTTTTAATACTGGTTTTGTTTTTGGTCTATTCCAAGACAATGCCCTTCCTTCATTATTTGCGACAGGATTTGCTATTGTATTCTTAATTTTCTACCGTTGGCAAAATGCCGATTTAGGAAATGCTTGGGGTTGGAACTTTGTAATGGCGGGAGCTTTTGGAAACTTTTCCGATAAATTCTTTGTAAAGATTCCAGGTGTTGGATTTCGATTTGGATTCAGCCCTGAAAAACCAGGTATCGAATATATTGGGGTAGTAGACTTTTTAGACTTCGAATGGCCCGATTTTTTACTTTTTGACCGATGGCCTGCCTTCAACGTTGCAGATTCTTGTGTTTCGATCGGAATCGTCATTCTCCTTCTTACCATGGATTGGAAAGAAATAGATAAAAAATAA
- a CDS encoding carbon-nitrogen hydrolase family protein — MAVIKIAIYQKNLHKRISSDEISRIQQSKAHFLILPEGFPHLFQSESPQDAAKHEKEYQDHLLEISETFPGVILGGSHYRKNEDGHLVSALPIVQSLVLVDFYEKKSPSASKEPGVVPGKTESIFIMGGLRFGLLVGEDLENESIWKEFKKEDIEIIFYLSYADEKRSYEEDLTYFESLAKEKSVHLIRVCGPSDGKPARSLYASPSGINWKVGKAEEDKDVFKTLSVNVMRSYLL; from the coding sequence ATGGCAGTTATCAAAATCGCAATCTACCAAAAGAACTTACACAAACGCATAAGCTCTGATGAAATTTCTAGAATCCAACAAAGTAAGGCTCATTTTTTAATTTTACCGGAAGGTTTTCCTCATCTTTTCCAAAGCGAATCTCCTCAGGATGCAGCCAAACATGAAAAAGAATACCAAGACCATTTATTGGAAATTTCAGAAACTTTTCCAGGTGTTATCCTCGGTGGTAGCCATTATCGAAAAAATGAAGACGGGCATTTAGTTTCAGCTCTTCCCATTGTTCAATCTTTGGTTTTAGTTGATTTTTATGAAAAAAAATCTCCTTCTGCCTCGAAAGAACCTGGTGTGGTTCCAGGAAAAACAGAATCTATCTTTATTATGGGAGGACTTCGTTTTGGACTTCTTGTCGGTGAAGATTTAGAAAATGAATCCATCTGGAAAGAGTTTAAAAAAGAAGATATCGAGATTATATTTTATTTGTCTTACGCTGATGAAAAACGCTCTTACGAGGAAGATCTTACATATTTTGAATCGCTTGCGAAAGAAAAATCTGTCCATTTAATCCGTGTTTGTGGACCATCGGACGGCAAACCTGCTCGAAGTCTGTATGCATCCCCTTCTGGAATTAATTGGAAAGTGGGAAAAGCAGAAGAAGACAAAGATGTGTTTAAAACTTTGTCTGTGAATGTAATGAGAAGTTATTTGTTATAA
- a CDS encoding AAA family ATPase → MADYILSDDLKEAVLVAEITKRPLLLKGEPGTGKTLLASFLAETKELPFYRWHIKSTSLAKEGLYFYDAVSRLNDSRFPEEEAMLRVRDVKNYIRLGALGEAFAQTNKAVVLIDEIDKADIEFPNDLLLELDKMEFFIPETKEHIIAKERPIVIITSNNEKELPDAFLRRCIFHYIEFPKREAMKEIIKAHYPSIQTEFMEKALAMFYSIRKIESLRKKPSTSELLDWIQVLLVSGETLESSRIPFAGTLFKSEDDYRVYLN, encoded by the coding sequence ATGGCTGATTACATCCTGTCCGACGATCTGAAAGAAGCGGTCCTAGTGGCAGAAATTACGAAAAGACCTCTCCTTCTGAAAGGGGAACCTGGGACTGGGAAAACTCTCCTTGCCAGTTTCCTTGCGGAAACAAAGGAGCTTCCCTTTTACCGGTGGCATATTAAATCCACCAGCTTGGCCAAGGAAGGTTTGTACTTCTATGATGCCGTGTCCCGCTTGAATGATTCTAGGTTTCCCGAAGAGGAAGCCATGCTCCGGGTTCGGGACGTGAAAAACTACATCCGGCTGGGTGCCCTCGGGGAAGCCTTTGCCCAAACCAATAAAGCAGTGGTCCTCATTGACGAAATTGATAAGGCGGACATCGAATTTCCGAACGATTTACTTTTGGAATTAGATAAAATGGAATTTTTCATCCCGGAAACGAAAGAACATATCATCGCCAAAGAAAGGCCGATTGTTATCATCACCTCCAATAACGAAAAAGAACTTCCCGATGCGTTCCTTAGACGTTGTATTTTTCATTACATTGAATTTCCGAAACGAGAGGCGATGAAAGAAATTATCAAAGCGCATTACCCTTCCATCCAAACGGAGTTCATGGAAAAAGCCTTGGCAATGTTCTATTCCATTCGCAAAATTGAAAGCCTTAGAAAAAAACCTTCTACAAGCGAACTTTTGGATTGGATTCAGGTTTTGTTAGTATCCGGAGAGACTTTGGAATCCAGTAGAATCCCTTTTGCGGGAACTCTATTCAAATCAGAAGACGACTATAGAGTTTATTTGAACTAA
- a CDS encoding VWA domain-containing protein, with protein sequence MFLDFFYNLRGESVPCSTGELIAFLASLRKLTDPSGYMNLDQLYRVGRLNFAKDLKFYDSYDLAFAKTFGSWKEQRIQFRDTLFEWLEENISKHLSDSEKLNAPNLSLEEVIEELKKRLAEQKERHDGGNKWIGTSGTSPFGNSGFNPNGISIGGNTEGEGSRSGVSLWNERKYKAYREDEILDTRSIQLALKELRFLKKEGRRELHVDKTIDRTCENGGEIELVEERERKNSLRLVLIMDIGGSMTPHSDRVSKLFSASRGLYHFKEVHNYFFHNIFHEYLYANHEFQTKISLKQFEEKFRKNTKLIFVGDAYMAPYELMGTPYNPYAYHSSSSEEKQRKAKSGLESLKELVGYFPESVWLNPEPKRFWGAPTIEAIEDVVPMFPLTIDGLRKAVKRLV encoded by the coding sequence ATGTTTTTGGATTTTTTTTACAATCTGCGAGGAGAGTCTGTCCCTTGTTCTACGGGAGAGTTAATTGCATTTCTTGCAAGCCTGAGGAAACTTACCGATCCATCCGGTTACATGAACTTGGACCAACTTTACCGGGTTGGCAGACTTAACTTTGCCAAAGATCTAAAATTCTATGATAGTTATGATCTTGCCTTTGCCAAAACCTTTGGGAGCTGGAAGGAACAAAGAATTCAATTTAGAGATACTCTCTTTGAATGGTTGGAAGAAAATATTTCGAAACACTTAAGTGATTCCGAAAAATTAAATGCCCCTAACTTGAGTTTGGAAGAAGTTATTGAAGAATTAAAAAAACGTTTAGCCGAACAAAAAGAACGCCACGATGGTGGTAACAAATGGATTGGAACTTCGGGAACCTCTCCCTTTGGGAATTCCGGATTTAATCCCAATGGAATCTCCATCGGCGGAAATACAGAAGGTGAGGGAAGTCGTTCCGGTGTGAGTTTGTGGAACGAAAGAAAGTACAAAGCCTACCGGGAAGATGAAATCCTAGACACAAGATCTATCCAACTTGCCTTAAAGGAACTTAGGTTCTTAAAAAAAGAAGGAAGGAGAGAACTCCACGTAGACAAAACCATCGATAGAACCTGTGAAAATGGGGGTGAGATTGAACTTGTGGAAGAGAGAGAGCGAAAAAATTCGCTTCGCCTTGTACTCATTATGGACATTGGAGGAAGTATGACTCCTCATTCTGACAGGGTAAGTAAACTTTTTAGTGCCAGTAGGGGACTGTATCATTTCAAAGAAGTTCACAACTATTTTTTCCATAACATCTTTCATGAATATCTATATGCAAACCATGAGTTCCAAACCAAAATCTCTCTCAAACAATTTGAGGAAAAATTTCGCAAAAACACAAAACTAATTTTTGTAGGTGATGCTTATATGGCGCCTTACGAACTTATGGGAACACCTTACAATCCTTATGCGTATCACAGTTCTAGTTCTGAAGAAAAACAAAGAAAGGCAAAAAGTGGACTCGAATCCTTAAAAGAACTCGTAGGATATTTTCCGGAATCAGTTTGGCTGAATCCAGAACCAAAACGTTTTTGGGGAGCACCCACGATCGAAGCAATTGAAGATGTTGTTCCTATGTTTCCTTTAACGATTGACGGTTTACGGAAGGCAGTAAAAAGATTAGTTTAA
- a CDS encoding PrsW family glutamic-type intramembrane protease encodes MIAQISIPSLVIFLINFLTLGFYYSFYRFHFYRFTDSFLQYTAFAFSIFSAGVAIGLQALLLNWIPSGDPFWNAFIHSAFLEEFAKLLGIYLFFRKNQDEFTVTDGIFYGLVLGGGFGLVENILYYINTGLWSQVLRSITALPIHMMNGGLIGAYLMMFLFHKNPVFKWGKLSFGFLICVGIHGLYNLSLFQEQDLLLILPICILFLFFLLELTIAKSRILVPGHILKLLNMSMEEYEILSRHNRHEGWIQNIQKHISTSGIKLLQFPTLRHSLLTVFFLIPSILSVYLLFNSPDWISHKFPDLALQDYFALFVMYPMILSLMFFFAGIINPYFFRDRMLEVPLFSSVDLHTTNVEENSAIFHIQANMFYMPTSQLFQENTKVKFDLWIGLDCFVGLSGTILWCKENEEGNCGAMCQLDQIPYAFLTKWHFLRLKQNFKNLFLRKSIV; translated from the coding sequence ATGATCGCTCAAATTTCCATCCCTAGTCTGGTCATTTTTCTTATCAATTTTCTCACTTTAGGTTTTTATTATTCCTTCTATCGATTTCATTTTTACCGATTCACTGATTCCTTTTTGCAATATACTGCGTTTGCATTTTCAATTTTTAGCGCAGGAGTTGCGATTGGCCTGCAAGCGCTTCTTTTAAATTGGATTCCAAGTGGCGATCCCTTTTGGAATGCTTTTATCCACTCTGCCTTTCTAGAAGAGTTTGCCAAACTACTGGGAATTTATTTATTTTTCCGTAAGAATCAGGATGAATTTACTGTTACCGATGGTATTTTTTATGGACTTGTGTTAGGTGGAGGTTTTGGTTTAGTTGAAAATATTTTATATTACATCAACACGGGCCTTTGGTCACAAGTGCTTCGTTCCATCACGGCTTTACCCATCCACATGATGAATGGTGGGCTCATTGGTGCTTACCTGATGATGTTTTTATTTCATAAAAATCCAGTTTTTAAATGGGGAAAACTATCCTTTGGATTCTTGATTTGTGTCGGAATTCATGGATTGTATAACCTTTCTTTGTTTCAAGAACAAGACTTGTTATTAATTCTTCCGATTTGTATTCTTTTCCTTTTCTTTTTATTGGAACTGACAATTGCAAAATCTAGGATCCTTGTTCCTGGACACATCCTAAAACTCTTAAATATGAGTATGGAAGAATATGAAATTTTGAGTCGTCACAATAGGCACGAAGGTTGGATTCAAAATATTCAAAAACATATTTCTACGTCGGGTATCAAACTTTTACAATTTCCAACCTTACGTCATTCTCTACTCACTGTTTTCTTTCTAATACCTAGTATTTTATCAGTGTATTTATTATTTAATTCCCCTGATTGGATATCTCATAAATTTCCCGATTTAGCACTTCAAGATTATTTTGCCTTGTTTGTTATGTATCCAATGATCCTATCCCTAATGTTTTTCTTTGCCGGAATTATAAATCCATATTTTTTCCGGGACAGGATGCTTGAAGTACCTTTATTTAGTTCCGTTGACCTACATACGACAAATGTTGAAGAAAACTCGGCAATCTTTCATATACAAGCGAATATGTTTTATATGCCAACCTCACAATTGTTTCAAGAAAATACAAAAGTGAAATTTGATCTTTGGATTGGTTTGGACTGTTTTGTTGGACTTTCAGGAACCATTCTATGGTGTAAGGAAAACGAAGAAGGAAATTGCGGTGCTATGTGTCAATTGGACCAAATTCCCTATGCTTTCTTAACCAAATGGCATTTTCTAAGACTCAAACAGAATTTCAAAAATTTATTTTTAAGAAAGTCTATTGTTTGA
- a CDS encoding LB_137 family protein, with the protein MVLGINISFPSCLRASLLTCFVVFSFSALSADKIRLKSGEVLNGKVVNVTATHVEWQDQGKRYKFLNTEVLGIDVGYDGLPTCADYKTFGVEDCDLILTKLNKTTASFSKKSSPLELEIIPVKKISTLKVSAESGLPMERYIDPGVRGKWIFADREILGNFKTLERGKITIETESKTLESFDTLDFQSFEIQNKSVIVKVIKEETPKVIPGYAPITEKRYGKAAYIFGGALLSGLGMLYEYNASVNAINKDIEYIPSGDGKVFIFANTLGTDNYDFHRQRFLIYSVVFTSIITYSLIDSFYLGPMETKKENPNGVYLKPILDMKPNVSSLGLGNQQIYKPNDSMFYGFSFESRF; encoded by the coding sequence TTGGTTTTAGGCATCAACATATCCTTCCCTTCCTGCTTGCGGGCCTCCCTTCTTACCTGTTTTGTAGTATTTAGTTTTTCTGCCCTTTCTGCCGACAAGATCCGGTTAAAATCAGGGGAAGTACTGAATGGCAAAGTGGTGAACGTGACCGCAACTCACGTAGAATGGCAGGACCAAGGAAAACGTTATAAATTTTTAAATACAGAGGTTTTGGGCATTGATGTTGGGTATGACGGTCTTCCTACTTGTGCCGATTACAAAACATTTGGTGTAGAGGATTGTGATTTAATTCTCACCAAACTAAACAAAACGACAGCAAGTTTTTCGAAGAAAAGTAGTCCCTTGGAGTTGGAGATTATTCCCGTTAAAAAAATCTCAACTTTGAAAGTGAGTGCGGAATCGGGGCTTCCTATGGAGCGCTATATTGATCCTGGAGTGCGAGGGAAATGGATTTTTGCGGATAGAGAAATCCTCGGAAATTTCAAAACTTTAGAACGTGGGAAAATCACTATTGAGACAGAATCCAAAACTTTGGAATCCTTCGATACTCTGGATTTCCAATCCTTTGAGATCCAAAATAAATCGGTCATTGTTAAAGTAATCAAAGAAGAAACACCCAAAGTCATTCCAGGTTATGCCCCTATCACAGAAAAAAGATATGGAAAAGCTGCTTATATTTTTGGAGGAGCTTTGCTTTCCGGCTTAGGAATGTTATACGAATACAATGCATCCGTAAATGCAATTAACAAAGATATTGAATACATTCCTTCTGGTGACGGAAAAGTATTTATTTTTGCTAATACTCTTGGAACGGATAATTACGACTTTCACAGGCAACGTTTCCTTATCTATTCTGTAGTTTTCACTTCGATCATCACTTATAGTCTAATAGATAGTTTTTATTTGGGACCTATGGAGACAAAAAAGGAAAATCCGAACGGAGTGTATCTGAAACCAATTTTGGATATGAAACCAAACGTAAGTAGCCTGGGTCTTGGGAACCAACAAATCTATAAACCTAACGACAGTATGTTTTATGGATTTAGCTTTGAGTCAAGATTTTAG